One uncultured Hyphomonas sp. genomic region harbors:
- the ubiA gene encoding 4-hydroxybenzoate octaprenyltransferase: protein MTETQISPADSALPGWLSSLPVGLRPYAMLARWDRPVGIWLLYLPCLIGLAFERIRTGLYLTDSLWAILFLIGAIAMRGAGCTWNDITDRDFDAKVERTALRPIPAGLVTLREAHIFLGIQLAVGFLVWLCLPGDAKIVALLSIPLVGAYPFMKRVTWWPQAWLGATFNWGALVGVAVAGTISFPAVLLYVGLACWTVAYDTIYALQDREDDALIGVKSTARLFGKHAALYSFGFFIVAAALIAAASGLQGAGRMGAVTSLVFLGHATAQVSRLKSKGERVALSVFKSNVWTGAFVALGLMLAAMTPEPTPRTIFSGPEIVPDGQPDKVSLPFGLELKKSGQKPSSRETWLKTDIRHILERDGFTFPDTAEDADEQPEQTKP, encoded by the coding sequence ATGACCGAGACGCAGATCTCTCCTGCCGACAGCGCCCTGCCGGGCTGGCTTTCCAGCCTTCCGGTCGGCCTGCGCCCCTATGCCATGTTGGCGCGCTGGGACCGGCCTGTGGGCATCTGGCTGCTGTATTTGCCCTGCCTGATCGGTCTGGCCTTTGAGCGCATCCGGACCGGCCTCTACCTCACTGATTCGCTGTGGGCGATTCTGTTCCTGATCGGCGCCATTGCCATGCGCGGCGCGGGCTGCACCTGGAACGACATCACAGACCGGGATTTCGACGCAAAAGTGGAGCGCACGGCCCTGCGGCCGATCCCCGCCGGCCTCGTCACCCTGCGTGAGGCGCATATCTTTCTGGGCATCCAGCTGGCGGTTGGCTTCCTTGTCTGGCTCTGCCTGCCCGGCGACGCGAAAATCGTCGCCCTGCTCTCCATTCCGCTGGTCGGCGCCTATCCATTCATGAAACGCGTCACCTGGTGGCCCCAGGCCTGGCTCGGAGCAACCTTCAACTGGGGCGCACTGGTCGGTGTCGCAGTCGCCGGCACGATCAGCTTCCCGGCCGTCCTGCTCTATGTCGGCCTCGCCTGCTGGACGGTCGCCTATGACACGATTTACGCCCTGCAGGACCGGGAAGACGATGCGCTGATCGGCGTGAAGTCCACCGCGCGCCTCTTCGGCAAGCATGCAGCGCTCTACAGTTTCGGCTTCTTTATCGTGGCCGCGGCATTGATTGCAGCCGCCTCGGGCCTGCAGGGCGCCGGCCGCATGGGCGCCGTTACATCGCTCGTCTTCCTCGGCCATGCCACCGCGCAGGTCTCCCGGCTGAAGAGCAAGGGCGAACGCGTCGCGCTTTCGGTCTTCAAATCAAATGTCTGGACCGGCGCGTTCGTCGCGCTCGGCCTGATGCTGGCCGCCATGACTCCGGAACCGACCCCGCGCACCATCTTCTCCGGCCCGGAGATCGTGCCCGACGGCCAGCCGGACAAGGTGTCTCTGCCCTTTGGGCTGGAACTGAAGAAATCGGGACAAAAGCCCTCTTCGCGCGAGACATGGTTGAAGACGGACATACGCCACATCCTGGAGCGCGACGGATTCACTTTCCCGGACACGGCAGAAGATGCCGACGAACAGCCGGAGCAAACGAAGCCCTAG
- a CDS encoding NAD-dependent succinate-semialdehyde dehydrogenase, producing the protein MPDRQVQSINPATGEVIESFTPLTHAAIETALENASERFRTWRNVSLDERAELLNRAADVLEAKAAEYARDITLEMGKPLSQAEAEVKKCATACRHYAEHGATYLQDETFHTEARRAFVRHLPMGPVLAVMPWNFPFWQVFRFAAPALMAGNVGLLKHASNVWRSALNIEDVFRRAGFPDGCFQTLLIGSSEVEGVIRDDRVKAVTLTGSGPAGRSVAAIAGDCIKPSLLELGGSDAFIVMPSADLDKAVKSAVTARIQNSGQSCIAGKRFFVHADIFEDFSKRFVKAFDDLKVDDPMKADTDIGPLATLAIRDELADQIERSLKGGAESLTKDRTVPKKGAWIAPQILAEAHSGTPSTDEEMFGPVANLWKVSSLDDAISRANRSQYGLGSVLFSKDDAEIDQSIRQLEAGATFVNSMVASDPRLPFGGIKQSGYGRELAADGLRAFVNRKTVSVA; encoded by the coding sequence ATGCCAGACCGTCAGGTACAGTCAATCAACCCGGCAACAGGCGAGGTGATCGAAAGCTTCACACCCCTGACGCACGCCGCCATTGAGACCGCCCTCGAAAATGCGTCTGAACGTTTCCGGACCTGGCGCAATGTATCACTGGACGAGCGCGCCGAGCTGCTCAACCGCGCCGCCGATGTCCTGGAAGCCAAGGCAGCGGAATATGCACGCGACATCACGCTGGAGATGGGCAAGCCCCTCTCCCAGGCAGAAGCCGAGGTTAAAAAGTGCGCCACAGCCTGCCGCCACTATGCCGAGCACGGCGCGACATATCTTCAGGACGAAACTTTCCACACTGAGGCCCGCCGGGCGTTTGTCCGGCACCTGCCGATGGGACCGGTGCTGGCCGTGATGCCGTGGAACTTCCCGTTCTGGCAGGTCTTCCGCTTCGCCGCCCCGGCCCTGATGGCGGGCAATGTCGGCCTGCTGAAGCATGCCTCGAACGTCTGGCGGTCCGCCCTGAACATTGAAGACGTGTTCCGCCGCGCAGGCTTCCCGGATGGCTGCTTCCAGACATTGCTGATCGGGTCGTCAGAGGTTGAGGGCGTGATCCGTGACGACCGGGTCAAGGCCGTCACCCTGACCGGGTCAGGCCCCGCCGGCCGCAGCGTCGCCGCCATTGCGGGCGATTGTATCAAGCCCAGCCTTCTGGAGCTTGGCGGCTCGGACGCATTCATCGTCATGCCCTCGGCCGACCTCGACAAGGCCGTGAAAAGCGCCGTAACGGCCCGGATCCAGAATTCCGGCCAGTCCTGCATCGCCGGCAAGCGCTTCTTTGTTCACGCGGACATTTTCGAGGATTTCAGCAAACGCTTCGTCAAAGCCTTCGACGACCTGAAAGTGGATGACCCGATGAAGGCCGATACCGACATCGGCCCGCTGGCTACCCTGGCGATCCGGGACGAACTGGCCGATCAGATCGAGCGCTCTCTCAAGGGCGGTGCTGAAAGCCTCACGAAAGACCGGACCGTCCCGAAGAAAGGCGCGTGGATTGCCCCGCAAATCCTGGCGGAAGCGCATTCCGGCACGCCCTCGACCGATGAGGAAATGTTCGGCCCGGTCGCGAACCTCTGGAAAGTTTCAAGTCTCGACGACGCCATCTCCCGGGCCAATCGCAGCCAGTACGGCCTGGGCTCGGTCCTGTTCTCTAAAGACGATGCCGAGATCGACCAGTCCATCCGGCAGCTGGAAGCCGGCGCCACATTCGTCAATTCCATGGTCGCGTCAGACCCGCGTCTCCCCTTCGGGGGAATCAAACAATCCGGCTATGGGCGCGAACTTGCGGCAGATGGCCTGCGCGCCTTTGTGAACCGGAAGACCGTCTCGGTGGCGTAA
- a CDS encoding 16S rRNA (uracil(1498)-N(3))-methyltransferase: protein MSSIPRLFVAQDLVEGAAFPLDDAQANYLLRVLRLVADAPVRVFNGRDGEWEARIVDVHGKRASLTPERLVRPQPETPASAPVLLFAPVKKTETDFIVEKATELGAARISPVLTDRTQTRTVRLDRFQKIVLEAAEQTERLDLPEVQDLQPLAKALDGLADGTIVIFCDERGDDEDAPWGGETGRAGPIADVFASLGDKPVAILIGPEGGFTPEERDWLRARDDTAPVSLGPRILRAETAAVAALSVWQALKGDWR, encoded by the coding sequence ATGAGTTCCATACCCCGACTGTTTGTGGCGCAGGATCTGGTGGAAGGCGCAGCTTTTCCGCTGGACGATGCGCAAGCCAATTACCTGCTGCGTGTGCTCCGCCTTGTCGCGGATGCGCCGGTGCGCGTCTTCAACGGCCGCGATGGCGAGTGGGAGGCGCGGATCGTCGATGTTCATGGCAAGCGCGCGAGTCTCACGCCAGAGCGGTTGGTACGCCCGCAGCCGGAAACGCCGGCCAGCGCCCCCGTCTTGCTGTTCGCGCCCGTGAAGAAGACGGAGACGGACTTCATCGTCGAGAAGGCAACGGAACTTGGCGCGGCGCGCATATCCCCCGTGCTGACGGATCGGACCCAGACCCGTACCGTACGGCTGGACCGGTTCCAGAAGATCGTGCTGGAGGCGGCCGAGCAGACGGAACGGCTGGACTTGCCGGAAGTGCAAGACCTGCAGCCCCTGGCAAAGGCGCTGGATGGGCTGGCAGACGGGACGATTGTCATCTTCTGCGATGAGCGAGGCGATGACGAAGATGCGCCCTGGGGCGGAGAGACAGGCCGGGCGGGGCCCATTGCCGACGTGTTCGCCAGCCTCGGCGATAAGCCGGTCGCGATCCTGATCGGTCCGGAAGGCGGCTTCACACCGGAAGAGCGCGACTGGCTGCGCGCGCGAGACGATACCGCCCCGGTCAGCCTCGGGCCGAGAATCCTGCGTGCGGAAACAGCCGCGGTCGCTGCGCTGTCAGTCTGGCAGGCCCTGAAAGGGGACTGGCGCTAG
- a CDS encoding glutamate--cysteine ligase: MTTPTSDIDETSPRIAGKHELAAYLEAGCKPAADWRIGTEHEKFGFLRENLAPLPYEGTASVLAMLEGLRDRFGWDPIVESGKLIGLQRDGASVSLEPGGQFELSGAPLETIHQTCTEVGRHLEEVREIADPLGISFLGLGASPLWSLAETPVMPKGRYKIMMEYMDKVGRLGRQMMFRTCTVQTNLDFESEADMVKKFRVALALQPLGTALFANSPFMEGRPNGFLSYRSQIWTDTDPDRTGMLPFVFEDGMGFERYVDYALDVPMYFVRRGGKYLDASGLSFRDFMDGKLEILPGELPAMDDFADHLSTIFPEVRLKRFLEMRGSDAGPWSHLCAFSAFWVGLLYCPVCLDGAWDRVKNWTAAEREAMRQSVRTLGLKTPIPGGATMQDLAIEMLDLARIGLSNRNNLSASGENETGYLAELDEIARSGKTPADRLLERYYGAWNRDVRHVFTEKAY, from the coding sequence ATGACCACGCCAACGTCGGACATCGACGAGACCTCCCCGCGTATTGCGGGAAAACACGAGCTGGCTGCCTATCTGGAAGCCGGATGCAAACCGGCAGCCGACTGGCGCATCGGGACCGAGCACGAGAAATTCGGCTTCCTGCGCGAGAATCTGGCGCCGCTTCCCTATGAAGGGACAGCCTCCGTGCTGGCCATGCTGGAGGGCCTGCGCGACCGGTTTGGCTGGGACCCGATTGTCGAAAGCGGCAAGCTGATTGGCCTGCAACGCGATGGCGCCAGCGTCTCTCTGGAGCCGGGCGGGCAGTTCGAGCTGTCCGGCGCACCTCTGGAGACGATCCACCAGACCTGTACCGAGGTCGGGCGCCACCTGGAGGAAGTCCGCGAGATTGCCGACCCGCTCGGCATTTCATTTCTCGGGCTCGGCGCAAGCCCCCTTTGGAGCCTGGCGGAGACGCCGGTCATGCCGAAGGGCCGCTACAAGATCATGATGGAATATATGGACAAGGTCGGGCGCCTTGGCCGTCAGATGATGTTCCGCACCTGTACCGTGCAGACCAATCTCGATTTCGAATCCGAAGCCGACATGGTGAAAAAGTTCCGCGTGGCGCTGGCACTGCAGCCGCTGGGCACGGCGCTGTTTGCCAATTCGCCCTTCATGGAAGGCCGTCCGAATGGCTTCCTGTCCTACCGGTCGCAGATCTGGACGGACACCGATCCGGACCGGACGGGCATGCTGCCCTTCGTTTTCGAGGACGGCATGGGCTTTGAGCGCTATGTCGATTATGCGCTCGACGTGCCCATGTATTTTGTGCGCCGGGGCGGGAAGTATCTCGATGCCAGCGGCCTCAGCTTCCGGGACTTCATGGATGGCAAGCTGGAAATCCTGCCGGGCGAACTGCCGGCCATGGACGATTTCGCCGACCACCTCTCAACGATTTTCCCGGAAGTGCGCCTGAAGCGATTCCTGGAGATGCGCGGCTCGGATGCCGGGCCGTGGTCGCATCTGTGTGCATTTTCGGCGTTCTGGGTTGGACTGCTCTATTGCCCCGTCTGTCTTGATGGCGCCTGGGACCGGGTGAAAAACTGGACGGCGGCAGAGCGCGAAGCAATGCGCCAGTCGGTGCGGACCCTCGGTCTGAAAACGCCGATTCCCGGCGGCGCGACGATGCAGGATCTTGCAATCGAGATGCTGGACCTTGCCCGCATCGGCCTCAGCAATCGCAACAATCTCTCCGCATCTGGCGAGAACGAGACCGGATACCTGGCGGAACTCGACGAAATCGCCCGTTCCGGCAAGACACCGGCGGACAGGCTGCTCGAACGCTATTACGGAGCCTGGAACCGCGACGTGCGCCACGTTTTCACGGAAAAGGCCTACTAG
- a CDS encoding oligopeptide:H+ symporter — protein sequence MTDIAASGEAGRVRDTSFFGHPKGLAILFFTEMWERFSYYGMRGLLVLYLTQHFLFSDEKSSIMYGAYTALVYVMTIIGGTLADRYLGQRKAVTFGAILLCLGHFGMAFEGTGSKEYVVTNGAEIEIQHEGRGDNRQLFVDLDGESRRVVFEQGTGDLQILETADTAKEPTAPVYQQIAKDDYTTRIERQQLYTNILYLSLAFIIAGVGYLKANISTIVGAIYDFDDPRRDSGFSLFYMGINLGSLLSSLTCGIIGIVWGWSYGFGLAGIGMLAGLVVFLWGQKFLDGKAEPPNPETLKKSFLGPITVETACYLAGVVVIAVAMLLVMNAEVIPDWFVGSLGIVIFLGLVTYAFVQLQGSERKRMFAAIYFVLAQIPFWALFEQAGSSLTLFTDRLVDKQILGINVPTPVFQFLNAGYIVVFAPIFAWMWIALAKRKLEPSTPVKFAIGVFLAGLGFLSLVGGIGMSGAGMTAVGFIFLIYWVHTMGELMVSPVGLSAVTKLAPARVVGMTMGAWFLYSGLSNYLAGVIARTTGAETIGGQITDVAAAKATYVSVYSNVGYVAMGIGVLMLIVSPIIKSWMKGNELPAESSMVSDEMF from the coding sequence GTGACAGATATCGCTGCGTCGGGTGAAGCGGGTAGGGTCCGTGACACGTCATTTTTTGGCCATCCGAAAGGATTGGCGATCTTGTTCTTCACTGAAATGTGGGAGCGTTTTTCGTATTACGGGATGCGTGGCCTGCTGGTGTTGTACCTGACCCAGCATTTTCTTTTCTCAGACGAAAAATCCTCGATCATGTACGGCGCCTACACCGCGCTTGTTTACGTGATGACGATCATCGGCGGCACCCTGGCTGACCGTTATCTTGGACAGCGGAAAGCGGTGACCTTTGGCGCCATCCTGCTGTGCCTTGGGCATTTTGGAATGGCGTTCGAAGGAACGGGCTCCAAAGAATATGTCGTCACCAATGGCGCAGAAATCGAAATCCAGCATGAAGGACGTGGTGACAACCGCCAGCTCTTTGTGGACCTGGATGGAGAGAGCCGAAGAGTCGTGTTCGAGCAGGGAACGGGGGATCTGCAGATCCTCGAAACTGCGGACACCGCGAAAGAGCCGACTGCACCTGTTTATCAGCAGATCGCCAAAGACGATTACACAACTCGTATCGAGCGACAGCAGCTCTACACCAACATCCTGTATCTTTCGTTGGCTTTCATTATCGCCGGTGTCGGCTATCTGAAGGCAAACATTTCAACGATTGTCGGCGCGATCTACGATTTTGACGACCCGCGCCGGGATTCAGGATTTAGCCTGTTCTACATGGGTATTAATCTTGGCTCGCTGCTGTCGTCGCTTACTTGTGGCATCATCGGGATTGTCTGGGGATGGAGTTATGGATTCGGCCTCGCCGGGATCGGCATGCTGGCCGGTTTGGTTGTGTTTCTCTGGGGACAGAAATTCCTGGATGGCAAGGCCGAGCCGCCTAATCCGGAAACACTGAAGAAGTCTTTCCTCGGGCCGATCACTGTCGAAACAGCCTGCTATCTTGCTGGCGTCGTCGTTATTGCGGTCGCCATGCTGCTTGTTATGAATGCGGAAGTCATTCCGGACTGGTTCGTTGGCTCTCTGGGAATCGTCATTTTCCTGGGATTGGTGACGTATGCGTTCGTTCAACTTCAGGGCTCTGAGCGCAAGCGCATGTTCGCTGCGATATACTTTGTCCTGGCGCAGATCCCTTTCTGGGCCTTGTTCGAACAAGCAGGTTCCTCGCTGACGCTGTTCACAGATCGTCTCGTCGACAAGCAGATCTTGGGGATCAATGTTCCGACGCCGGTCTTCCAGTTCCTCAATGCGGGCTATATTGTTGTCTTCGCTCCGATCTTTGCGTGGATGTGGATTGCACTGGCCAAGCGGAAGTTGGAACCGTCCACTCCGGTGAAGTTTGCCATCGGCGTGTTCCTGGCAGGGCTGGGCTTCCTCTCGCTGGTCGGGGGTATCGGCATGTCCGGAGCAGGCATGACGGCAGTCGGTTTCATCTTCCTGATCTATTGGGTTCATACGATGGGCGAGCTGATGGTGTCGCCGGTGGGGCTGTCTGCTGTGACCAAGCTGGCTCCTGCACGTGTCGTTGGCATGACGATGGGGGCCTGGTTCCTGTATTCCGGGCTGTCGAACTATCTGGCTGGGGTTATTGCCCGCACCACCGGTGCTGAGACCATTGGTGGTCAGATCACAGATGTGGCGGCGGCAAAGGCGACTTATGTCAGCGTTTATTCCAATGTCGGATATGTCGCGATGGGGATAGGTGTGCTGATGCTCATTGTTTCCCCGATCATCAAGAGCTGGATGAAGGGTAACGAGCTGCCAGCGGAATCCTCGATGGTCTCGGACGAAATGTTCTGA
- a CDS encoding rhodanese-like domain-containing protein: MRFLTGALLAASFMAPPAFAEPGDLPADSAWQMVQRGEIVVLDVRTPTEWAMTGLPRDSHGINVKDRDFVAQARGAVLGDLDHPIAVICRTGQRSSEAASVLEKAGFTHVFDIKEGMLGKEGAGDGWLKRGLPVDPFIPPYN, translated from the coding sequence ATGCGATTCCTGACAGGTGCCCTTCTTGCGGCTTCTTTCATGGCGCCCCCCGCGTTTGCAGAGCCAGGCGACCTGCCTGCAGACTCAGCCTGGCAGATGGTGCAGCGGGGCGAAATCGTCGTGCTGGATGTACGGACGCCAACAGAATGGGCCATGACCGGCCTGCCTCGTGACAGCCACGGCATCAATGTGAAAGACCGTGACTTCGTCGCCCAGGCCCGCGGTGCGGTTCTGGGAGACCTCGACCATCCGATCGCTGTCATCTGCCGGACCGGGCAACGCTCCAGCGAGGCAGCCAGCGTGCTCGAAAAGGCCGGCTTCACACACGTCTTCGACATCAAGGAAGGCATGCTTGGCAAAGAGGGCGCCGGTGATGGCTGGCTGAAACGCGGTCTGCCGGTCGACCCGTTCATCCCGCCTTACAATTAA
- the tldD gene encoding metalloprotease TldD, giving the protein MTENALPFDLRQATDILAEAVRGGDDGDLYIERSRSESFVFDDGRLKSAAFDTDQGFGLRVVAGEAQGSGYASELSLAAIRRAASTASEAKRGYSGKLAASPVPTNRRLYQPIDPTAAPDFSVKTGLLAEIDAWARASDPRVVQVSVSLSGSHTEVDILRPDGAAYSDIRPLVRLNVSVTLEENGRRESAGAGAGGRAAYDDWIRPERWQDMVRRAIRKASVNLQSIAAPAGEMEVVLGPGWPAVLLHEAVGHGLEGDFNRKGTSVYAGRIGEQVAAKGVTIIDDGSIEARRGSLSFDDEGTPTQRTVLIEDGILKGYMQDRLNARLMGQEPTGNGRRESYEAQTMPRMTNTVMLGGDKDPQEIVSSIKRGLWAVDFGGGQVDITSGNFVFQCTEAYLVENGKVVAPVKNATLIGHGPTVLQDVTMIGNDFAMDDGVGMCGKAGQSVPVGVGQPTLKIGALTVGGAG; this is encoded by the coding sequence ATGACTGAAAACGCCCTGCCCTTCGATCTTCGCCAGGCCACCGACATTCTTGCTGAAGCCGTCCGCGGCGGCGATGACGGTGACCTCTACATCGAACGCTCCCGGTCGGAGAGCTTTGTCTTTGACGACGGCCGGCTGAAATCGGCCGCCTTCGATACCGATCAGGGATTCGGCCTGCGGGTTGTGGCGGGCGAGGCGCAGGGGTCCGGCTATGCCTCCGAATTGTCCCTCGCCGCAATCCGGCGCGCCGCGTCGACCGCCTCCGAAGCCAAACGCGGATACTCGGGAAAACTGGCCGCCAGCCCCGTGCCCACGAACCGGCGCCTCTACCAGCCGATCGATCCGACCGCTGCGCCGGATTTCTCTGTCAAAACAGGACTTCTGGCCGAAATCGATGCCTGGGCCCGCGCCAGCGACCCGCGGGTCGTACAGGTTTCCGTATCCCTGTCTGGCAGCCATACCGAAGTGGACATTCTGCGCCCGGATGGCGCGGCCTATTCCGATATTCGCCCACTGGTTCGTCTCAACGTGTCGGTCACGCTCGAAGAAAACGGCCGGCGCGAGTCGGCCGGAGCTGGCGCAGGTGGCCGGGCCGCCTATGACGACTGGATCCGGCCGGAGCGCTGGCAGGACATGGTCCGCCGCGCAATCCGCAAGGCGTCTGTAAACCTGCAGTCCATCGCAGCACCTGCAGGGGAAATGGAAGTCGTTCTCGGCCCGGGCTGGCCCGCCGTTCTCCTGCACGAAGCCGTTGGCCACGGCCTGGAAGGCGATTTCAATCGCAAGGGCACGAGCGTCTATGCTGGCCGCATTGGCGAACAGGTCGCCGCCAAGGGGGTCACCATTATCGATGACGGCTCAATTGAGGCTCGCCGCGGCTCCCTCTCCTTCGACGATGAAGGCACGCCCACTCAGCGTACGGTGCTGATCGAGGACGGCATCCTGAAAGGCTACATGCAGGACCGGCTCAATGCCCGCCTGATGGGCCAGGAACCGACAGGCAATGGCCGGCGGGAGAGCTACGAGGCCCAGACTATGCCGCGCATGACCAACACCGTGATGCTGGGCGGGGACAAGGATCCGCAAGAGATCGTGTCGTCCATCAAACGCGGCCTGTGGGCCGTCGACTTCGGCGGTGGACAGGTCGACATCACGTCAGGCAATTTCGTGTTCCAGTGCACCGAGGCCTATCTGGTCGAGAACGGAAAGGTGGTCGCGCCGGTGAAGAATGCCACCCTGATCGGCCACGGTCCCACAGTGCTTCAGGACGTCACCATGATCGGTAATGATTTCGCCATGGATGATGGCGTCGGCATGTGCGGCAAGGCCGGCCAGTCGGTGCCGGTGGGTGTCGGGCAACCAACCCTCAAGATCGGTGCCCTGACCGTAGGCGGCGCAGGCTAA
- a CDS encoding tetratricopeptide repeat protein has protein sequence MIRTALLAASFAAIATPAASAQVSVIGGGIARDCYEAALFGRVSNQEGERICTRAIESELMKMGNRAATYTNRGVLRMRSGDYDGALSDYEKAKNMKPEFGAIWLNEGAAYIFLKDFDSALVSLDKAIELDSEELYAAYYNRAIARENTGDLAGAYMDFQKAVELNPEFERAKWQLTRFTVSN, from the coding sequence ATGATCCGCACAGCCCTGCTCGCTGCCAGTTTTGCCGCCATTGCCACACCCGCAGCATCCGCTCAGGTATCCGTGATCGGCGGCGGAATCGCCCGTGATTGCTATGAAGCGGCCCTATTTGGCCGGGTTTCCAACCAGGAAGGCGAGCGTATCTGCACCAGGGCGATCGAGTCCGAGCTCATGAAAATGGGAAACCGGGCCGCCACCTATACGAATCGCGGCGTGCTGCGCATGCGCAGCGGCGACTATGACGGCGCACTGTCTGACTATGAGAAAGCCAAGAACATGAAACCCGAATTCGGGGCCATCTGGCTGAACGAAGGCGCCGCCTACATTTTCCTGAAGGATTTCGACTCAGCCCTGGTCTCGCTGGACAAGGCCATCGAACTGGACAGCGAAGAGCTCTACGCCGCCTACTACAATCGCGCCATCGCGCGCGAAAACACCGGAGACCTCGCCGGGGCCTATATGGATTTCCAGAAAGCCGTGGAACTCAATCCGGAGTTCGAACGCGCCAAATGGCAGCTGACACGCTTCACGGTGAGCAACTGA
- the coxB gene encoding cytochrome c oxidase subunit II — MRHLLAALSAALFAAPAFAAIPRDGALGMQPAATRIAERIHHFHTFLLWIIIPITIFVLILLLWVIVRHNSRANPTPRKFSHNTLIEVIWTVVPALILVGIASQSFPNLYYQDVPPNLEKVQEKANQLLADGKSAEYERFTKEYNPEAAAQGFVNVKAQGNQWNWTYTYPDITDDAGYPLEFVSNPLQVGLSTDSKVGPRNLAVDYPMVVPVGRYVRYYTAAADVIHSFAVPAFGIKTDAVPGRLNEGWFLVDEPGTYYGQCSELCGVNHAYMPIEVRVVPQEQFDRWAELMLAGDYDAAAASVQTIASVEPATKFAAVTE, encoded by the coding sequence GTGCGACACCTACTTGCCGCTCTTAGCGCAGCGTTGTTCGCCGCTCCGGCTTTTGCTGCCATTCCGCGCGATGGCGCGCTGGGTATGCAACCCGCCGCGACGCGCATTGCCGAGCGTATCCATCACTTCCACACTTTCCTGCTGTGGATCATTATTCCGATTACGATTTTCGTTCTGATCCTGCTGCTTTGGGTCATCGTCCGGCACAATTCCCGTGCCAACCCGACACCGCGCAAGTTCAGCCACAATACGCTGATCGAGGTGATCTGGACCGTCGTGCCGGCGCTGATCCTGGTTGGGATCGCAAGCCAGTCCTTCCCGAACCTCTACTATCAGGATGTTCCGCCGAACCTCGAAAAGGTTCAGGAGAAGGCCAACCAGCTGCTCGCCGATGGCAAGTCGGCTGAATACGAGCGCTTCACCAAGGAATACAATCCGGAAGCGGCTGCCCAGGGGTTCGTGAACGTCAAGGCGCAAGGCAACCAGTGGAACTGGACCTATACCTATCCGGACATCACCGATGACGCTGGCTATCCGCTGGAGTTTGTGTCGAACCCGCTCCAGGTTGGTCTGTCGACCGATTCCAAAGTTGGCCCTCGCAATCTGGCCGTCGATTATCCGATGGTTGTGCCTGTTGGACGTTACGTCCGCTACTACACGGCTGCGGCTGATGTAATCCACTCGTTCGCCGTTCCAGCCTTCGGCATCAAGACCGATGCTGTCCCGGGCCGCCTGAATGAAGGCTGGTTCCTCGTTGACGAGCCCGGCACCTATTACGGCCAGTGTTCGGAACTTTGCGGCGTGAACCATGCCTACATGCCGATCGAAGTCCGGGTTGTGCCGCAAGAACAATTCGACCGCTGGGCGGAGCTGATGCTCGCCGGCGACTATGATGCTGCAGCCGCTTCGGTGCAGACAATCGCTTCCGTAGAACCGGCGACCAAGTTCGCCGCGGTCACTGAATAA